The proteins below come from a single Panulirus ornatus isolate Po-2019 chromosome 15, ASM3632096v1, whole genome shotgun sequence genomic window:
- the LOC139753795 gene encoding probable G-protein coupled receptor 63, with the protein METREVNVTSEQSWEDAVDVGEQVILGGVGVVMALVGGVGNGVVVALVCCSPAMRSAINILLATVALCDTLATVLLLPLDLVSLIGRGWLLPAPLCHAHAFLMNVVQTEGVAILTVICVDRYIIIVRRQDRLTVVLAYWVIVVSWVVSACVAALPFLGVGGYSDLPLPPGLTHCQWQPTTPTPLGEKVYASVRFLMAYLLPLVIMFSCFTNILGKVRSNLAKVHCGACEGGSSYTELVEVARETELPKPSTTLPSRPLVTVNLRYKNQTLTTIMTLFFTFVVCRTPLHLTQLVQSLTCAGEAQYEVYPWLLWWTYVQPAINPVIYTARIQKFRKELLEMFPWLRRLTPGPEWLGQCRNDPSSIYMIQRHPRRATSS; encoded by the coding sequence ATGGAGACTCGGGAGGTGAACGTCACGAGCGAGCAGAGCTGGGAGGACGCTGTAGACGTGGGTGAGCAAGTGATCCTCGGCGGCGTGGGCGTGGTGATGGCCTTGGTCGGAGGCGTGGGCAACGGGGTGGTAGTGGCGCTGGTGTGTTGTTCGCCAGCCATGCGCTCTGCCATCAACATCCTGCTGGCAACGGTGGCCCTCTGTGATACCCTGGCTACGGTGCTTCTCCTGCCCCTCGACCTGGTGTCCCTCATAGGGCGTGGCTGGCTTCTCCCGGCGCCCCTCTGTCATGCCCACGCCTTCTTGATGAACGTGGTACAAACAGAAGGCGTGGCTATCCTCACCGTCATCTGCGTGGACCGATACATCATCATCGTCCGCCGGCAGGATCGTCTCACCGTCGTCCTCGCCTACTGGGTCATCGTGGTGTCGTGGGTGGTGAGTGCGTGCGTGGCCGCCCTGCCTTTTCTGGGCGTGGGTGGTTATAGCGACCTGCCGCTGCCCCCGGGCCTCACGCACTGCCAGTGGCAGCCAACGACGCCCACGCCCCTAGGGGAGAAAGTGTACGCCTCCGTCAGGTTCCTAATGGCGTATTTACTGCCGTTGGTCATCATGTTCTCCTGCTTCACCAACATTCTGGGGAAGGTCCGGAGTAACTTGGCCAAGGTTCACTGCGGCGCCTGCGAGGGAGGGTCGTCGTACACGGAGCTAGTCGAGGTGGCGCGGGAGACGGAGCTACCCAAGCCTTCCACCACCCTCCCGAGTCGGCCCCTCGTCACCGTCAACCTTCGCTACAAGAACCAAACCCTCACGACGATCATGACCCTCTTCTTCACGTTCGTAGTGTGTCGCACGCCGCTTCACCTGACGCAGCTGGTCCAGTCCCTGACTTGCGCCGGAGAGGCTCAGTATGAGGTATATCCCTGGCTACTGTGGTGGACCTACGTCCAGCCGGCCATCAATCCCGTCATTTACACCGCCAGGATACAGAAGTTCCGGAAGGAGCTCCTGGAAATGTTCCCGTGGCTTCGGCGACTGACTCCCGGACCGGAGTGGCTGGGCCAGTGTCGCAATGACCCCAGCTCCATCTACATGATCCAACGCCACCCTAGGCGCGCCACCTCCTCCTGA